One Euphorbia lathyris chromosome 1, ddEupLath1.1, whole genome shotgun sequence DNA segment encodes these proteins:
- the LOC136202082 gene encoding uncharacterized protein, which translates to MAFDCTVTRLFVLPRNASLSLQSRLTGTVIPTLNSQRIRCSSGSATLRTCKNCKTQFDPSLNHPRACRFHTCHFGGETKRKFESVYAGGTMDTPDSGQVFQYWHCCGSEDPFHPGCTAVPHSSYDD; encoded by the exons ATGGCCTTCGACTGTACAGTGACTCGCTTGTTTGTCCTTCCCCGAAACGCATCCTTGTCTCTGCAGTCCCGCCTGACAGGCACCGTGATCCCGACCCTAAATTCCCAACGAATCCGATGCTCGAGCGGCAGCGCAACCCTGAGAACATGTAAGAACTGTAAAACCCAATTTGACCCTTCCCTAAATCACCCTCGTGCTTGTCGCTTCCATACTTGCCATTTTGGAG GTGAAACAAAGAGGAAGTTTGAGAGTGTTTATGCCGGAGGGACCATGGATACTCCGGACTCAGGTCAAGTTTTTCAATATTGGCATTGCTGTGGGTCTGAAGATCCTTTTCACCCTGGATGTACTGCTGTTCCTCACTCCTCCTATGATGACTGA